One part of the Gossypium raimondii isolate GPD5lz chromosome 1, ASM2569854v1, whole genome shotgun sequence genome encodes these proteins:
- the LOC105785812 gene encoding uncharacterized protein LOC105785812, which translates to MHSPKSKANVDTIIEKCAGAGHLRDDILHYSKEPAEYLLSDLPSSYGEGASSSSMGFDKELNKEVAIKVIDLEESPMHEVTFSMKTNQNFLVGI; encoded by the exons ATGCATAGTCCCAAAAGCAAAGCAAATGTTGATActattattgaaaa GTGTGCTGGTGCAGGGCATTTACGAGATGATATCCTCCATTATAGTAAGGAACCAGCTGAATACTTGCTTAGTGACCTGCCAAGCTCTTATGGCGAAGGTGCAAGCAGCAGCTCAATGGG GTTTGACAAGGAACTGAACAAGGAAGTTGCTATTAAAGTTATTGATTTAGAAGAATC GCCCATGCATGAAGTTACGTTTTCAATGAAGACAAACCAAAACTTCTTAGTCGGTATATGA